The following coding sequences are from one Ornithodoros turicata isolate Travis chromosome 1, ASM3712646v1, whole genome shotgun sequence window:
- the LOC135377065 gene encoding uncharacterized protein LOC135377065: protein MSQPGNRCYVLRCRKTYNANPELTFQRPRNGETKRKWVAAIASHYCGVAQGLNVSRVCSCHFADDAYFDEDVLQVRLGLRQKQKRLKIDAVPTTPTTFDQEQGQEPVTEAAASTSTESTGFDVEVMAEASAGDPLHGASHKGVVIP from the exons atgtcacagccaggaaaccggtgctacgtgctcaggtgcagaaagacttataacgcgaatcccgagcttacatttcaacgacctcgcaatggcgaaacgaaacgaaagtgggtggcagcgatcgccagccactactgtggtgtggcccaaggattgaatgtttcacgcgtctgttcctgtcatttcgccgacgacgcctattttgatgaagatgtattgcaagttcggcttgggctacggcagaaacagaagcggctgaagattgacgccgtgcctaccacccctaccacattcgatcaggaacaagggcaggaaccagtaacggag gcggcagcaagcacgtcaacggaatcaactggatttg atgtggaggtcatggctgaagcaagtgctggggacccacttcacggcgcatctcacaagggggttgtcatcccctga